The genome window GTCTCCTATAAGCAATCTCAGATCCACTTAAGGCAGGGAGTGCATATACAAAAACACATAGAACGACTTTTTTTTCTGACatagtttctgtattttatgtttttctaaggAGAAAAACTTAACAgcttttgtaaataataataatccgTGTTGTATtcataaaaagataaagaaagcagaaagataTGAAAAATATACAAACCAAAATCTTCAGTGCTTCACTATTATTTTTGGTGCACGCGATCATCAcagctgtgtttccattttctccttccaAATTAACATCAGTACTTCTATGCTCAAGCAAGACCTACACAAAAGTGGAGAATAATTGTCAAAATTTTACAGATTTCCAAATAAAGTACTGTCTTCCACTAGATTTTAAATTCTCAGATGCCAGGGACCGtgtctatttatcttttttcatccttctCCCACACAATCTAGCAACACATTCTGCACACTGTGGGTACTAAGTACATTTCTCAAATAGATGAAATAACCATGATTTCAATGTCACAACAATTAAGGTGATAATGAGTTGTGGCATTGTAAATAGAGTAAGAACTGTAGATACTAGTTATCACAGCTTCACTTAATACTTCCGACTTGTATTAGTGAAGCTATGTTAactaatattttcagaaaaataattttatggagCCATTTAGAATGTGTTAGCAGTGAAGGAGGAAgtcaggaagggaagaaggaagaaagtaagagagacagagaggagggaggaaggcaggaaggaaatggtttcttttccccttctagtctaagtaaaatttttcttttacctaGATTGCAAGCATCCTAGGAAATGTCAATGGAAACTCTATTCTCttcagtaaacaaaacagagttTTGCATAACACTTTGGTATGGCTTAACTCAATTAATTCAAACTTGGTCTGGAATGGAAACTTTTTCTACAATGTAAGAAATTAGCATCctggccgagcacagtggttcctgcctgtaatctcagcacttttggaggctgaggcagatggatcacttggggtcaggagttcgagaccagcctggccaacatgatgaaaccccatctttactaaaaatacaaaaattagctgggcttgatggcacaagcctgtagtcccaggtacttgggaggttgaggcaggagaattgtttgaacccaggaggcagaggttgcagtgagctgagatcatgccactgcactccagcctgggagacagtacaagaaacaaaaaaagaagaaagagagaaagagagagagagaaggagggagagaaggagagagggcagaaggaaggaaggaagggaaagagagagaaagggagagaaggagaaagggtggaaggaaggaagggaaagagagagaaagagagagaagaaattagCATTCTGATAAAATGGTCAAGTAATTTTTCTGATGAAATTTCACTGAAGACCTGTTACTGCCTCACCTGGTTGACGGCCAGCTGATTTTTGCCCAAGTGTCTATAGACCTTTGACAAGTCTTTCTTTAATATTCAATGTAATAACATTATCTCATCTAAATATCTTATCAAACCTTTAAACTGGCCTACTAGAGGCTTTCTCTCCTGCAGAAAGACTATGATAAACAATGGCATGTccttataattaaataatgttaaaagaatttattaaataagctgtttctcaaaaacattgacttctttaaaaaagtttaaaaactttttacCAGAGCCTCTTGTTAGCAGAACATGCCCCATGTGAGTGTCAGTAAATGAATTAGGTTTACTAATTAGCTCTGCtcataaatgcaaattaaactgaGATTTTAGTACATGAAAATATGTGGGAAAATGATGGATGAATTAAAGGGAAATGAGAACACAGGGTTCCTTCCATGGACTTTAGGCACCTTTGCATTCTGTTCTTAAGAAGCTCTAGATTCATATGGAAAATAACTTACCAAAGAAGAGGCTTTTCTCTCTTTGCCCTCTTAGAATCATAGACCATAAATGTGTAGCATGTATGACGCTGTTATTACTGTGCCACCAAAAGCACAATCTTTCAAAAAGCTGTGTTAAATTACATGTGGCAGGGATCCCAGAGAGAGCAACTAAACTGTGCAGCTACTTCAAATTCAGTCATGACCAGGCAGGTCTGGAAGGTTCGGAGGTGAACCCTCCACAGGTCCCTTTGTTGAGAATCTGGAAAGCCTCATGGAAGGGTCAAACAACTGGACACTTGGAAGTAAAGCCCCAAGGACTAAGGCCTGCAGGCCACTGAGAGACAAAACCACCCCCTAATTCTCAGGCCAACGTGTGCCAGGGAATATTATGCATACCATAAATCATTGTGCAAGAACTTGAAGTGATGCGTGGATGACAGTTTTTTACTTTACAACTATTACAGGCAGCAGAGGAAGGTTTGAGGGaaggtcagtggagcagtcaatGGAGCAGCTTCTAAACTGGCAGGGGCTGGGTAGGTACAGGCTGGACCATGGGCATAACTGGGAGAGGCAGGTGGAGAGGATTGCTGTTTGCAAGCATGAGGGGAGACATTCCAAAACACCTTCTCCTCCTTCTATTCCTGTCATTTCTGGTGAGCCAGaggagtttgaaaatatttttacacataGTTGTGGTTGGTAAGACCAAGTAGGGGGGAGTCAATTTTACTTAGAACTCAATTTTTCTGCTTGTTCTGGTTTCATCAGAAAAATTTGTTTTACCTTTCTGTATTTGTTGGTCTGGAGATTTCTGCTCTCTAATTAACAATAGTCATTCAACAGTTATCTGCCTTCAGTTCCCAAACCACATTTTCAGAGCCAATATTAATTGAGTTAATAGGCATGTGTTCTTGAaaagagccttcagagggagcaagAGCTCCATGAGGAAATATGTGACATCTCTGTGGGAGTCCCTGCAGTCACTAGTGGCCCAACCCGGATGATATGGAAACAGCACTTAGCTCATGAATAATGCAGATAtttaataaaacaacaacaacaacaacaacaaaacagcttgTTTCCAGAGGACTTTCTAGTAACCTCTTCAGGGAGCCAGACCTATCTCATAGGTACTGAGAGTTCAGCTCGCCCCTTCTCAGTCAGCCAGAACtcccatttactcattcattcatcatttgcCACCACAGTGCTGAGGAATACGAGATATTTGGATTAACAAGACACAGCCCTCCTTCAAGAATAATTACCCAGTGGGCAAAAAAAGCACATGAATATTTCATTCCAATATAATGTGTTAAGAATTTTGATAGAGCCATATACAAGGTACAGTAGGAAAGCAGAAAGTGGCTCCTCTCATACCCTTCAGGTCAAATGTAAAGAGTCAAGGTCTCAGAAGGCTGAGAGAAAGGTCTTTGGGCTAAAGGGAGCCGGAAACTCATGCATCTCTTTGGTGATTTATAGAGAAGTTGGTTTTCTTGTGACTTACCACAATAGCCAAATCATCATTCACAATAATATTTCTACAGGAAAATTTATTATAAGTTCCAAATAGTCTTCTGGAACATGATCCATTTGTAAACTCCATTCTTCATCAGTTAAGCATGTTTGTATTTTAGTGTGTCTGACAGACTTTGAGACGTAGTTTAAAAGCCATGGCCTAATTCTTATCCTTTAGCAATTTTCCAGGATTTCCTCTACTTGACTAAGCTTACTCTTAAACCTTGAAAACCAATACAATGTCTCCCAATGGTACTGTCATGTCTTCAGCGAACTAATCGTTTCAACAGGCCATACACTCTAACTAAAACAGCAAATCATAATTACGTTTTCTGCTTTCATTGAGGCTCTCATTACCTTCTTCTTTTGTCATTAAATCGGTCAGGTAAAAGTGATAAAGCGTAAACTTGAAAACATAAAGACGAAAACAAAATTCCTTAGTCTTGCAGTTTTACTTGTGATGTACCATTAGGCAAGCTATTCAAATTCTTTTGGCACCTCAGCATACTCAGCTATGAAATGAGAATCCTAGTATTTTATTAGATCTTTCTTCATAGAGGGCTTATTTAGATGAGAATTTAATAAACGAACACACACAAAGTTCTTAAAAAGTGCTTGGTAAATAAAAACTATTCAATAAAGTTAGAActaatcatcattatcatcattagtTGGTGAGAAGTAGAGCaaatgtaattattatatattgtttGACCTGGAAGCTTAGAAGGTGCTCATCCTGGTTCAGGCAGAGAGAGCTGGATCTGGGTCCCAGCACCTGCGCCACCAGTCAGGCCCATTGGAGCCAGCCAGTAGCCTTACCTTCATCACCTCATTGTGCGTGCCCTGCACAGCTAAGTGAAAGGGCGCCATCATGTTGAAGTTTTGGAGGTTTGGGTTTGCTCCTCTGCTGAGAAGAAACTTAACGCTTTCGATTTGGTTTTTTTCTACAGCACAGTGCAGAAGGCTATTTCCATAATCATCCATAATAATTGCATTCAGTactagaaaaagaaaccaaaatatgGATTAGATTTTGCTTGGACTGTATTCAACACCTCCTGAGTGCCTATCCACTCCAAACTCAGTGCCAAGTGCAACTGACATCAGCTGCATCTTTTCTATGGTAACTAAAAACATAGCTTCAATTCTCATGAAACATTTAATGGGCACCTAATGGGAATATATAGAAGCATTGTACTGACTTTATCAAGTGAGTTAAATTTCTATTGGCagcatttataagaaaaagatcCTCCTATTGCTACATGTTTTTATCTATGTGAGTTTGGgtattgtgataaaatattgaGATTATGTAAAAGAAAGAACTATATACCGGGCACTCTACGAAGTTCACGTGACCATTATTTCATTCAAGCCCCAACAGCCTGGTGGGCATCACCATGACAAATGTTCAGAAGGAGGAAGAtgctgaggtccagagaggttaaaAGTCTTGCCAACATCACAGAGCCAGTAAGGAGGTATGAAAGTTACCatgcctctctgaacctcagctttctcatattcaaaattcattaaaaaattcatatgtctacacagagagagagagagagagaccttgcAATGTTGTAGTGTTACTGGGACAATAATATTAAATCGTGTCTTTAAAGATCACAGCAGAGTGCCTGGCCTGTAGGAATGGCTCTGaaaatgttaataagaaaaaaaaccacaccaCTGATAAACCACAAAACTAGAATTCGAGCTTGAGCCCCTGATGCCACACCTGGTTTCCACAAATTGCTACAATATGATATATGGCACTATGTACCCTGTGAGCTCAGCATATAAATAATATGTCCTTTCATCCTGCAAAGTCCTATAGCTATTCTAAAATGGACATGGCTGACTGCTTTATCAACCTTGTAAATTGGTGGCAGTGTATCTTTATGtccaggaagggagaaaaagtaTTCTCTCATAAATATGATTTGGGGACTATCTATGGTACTTGGAACCATATAGCCACGTTTCCTgtttctctccttttaaaaatatatctctcCACTATTTCCTTTCATTCATCTGAGTGCTTCAttctaaaaaacacacacacacacatgcaggggcacacacacacatgcatgggcacacccacacatacacacatctctTGACTGTTCTGTCTGATCAAGAAGAATCACTCCATTCATCATTCCATTTGGCACCAAACTTAAACAGGGATCTATATTTACAAACTCCCATTCACTAATTAAGTAACTTGAATTTTGCTTTTATCCTCATCACTTTTCAGAAATCATTTTTACAGAGGTCACTGGGGCCTTCTAATGTAGGGGCTTTATCGTGATCTCCTTCCTACTAGGATCTCTTTGTGGTAAGAGCTCCTTCTAACACTTCTGTCCCAGTAATTTCATCCACGACTTGAGTATCATCAATCTTTTATCCATTACTATCTTCATCTTTTTCTGGCTTTCCCTCTGCCATCTCTCTTGATGTTTGTACTCTACTCTTAGCTACCTTAACTAGCAATTTTGTGATCCCCTAAAGTATTTTCGTGCATTTCCACTGTCTCGTTGACTTCCTATGCAATCATGCTCCTGTAGGGCAGCCCCTTTCATTCTACATTTCTGGATATTTCCAGATACTGTAGAAGATTGTAGATAATGCCTGCTGGATATTTCCAAGTGGATGTCCCCTGGGCCTTTCAAACTCACAGTGACCAAATCTCACACCTTGGCACTCAATCCCTTTGTTTTCTCATATTCCTCCTTTTGGGGGATGTTTATATTATTAGCCTAATCTCCTAAATTTAAGAATTTCAAAGTCAGTTCCAACTCCCTGCCCCTTTCTTTTCCCATTTACTCTGCTGTTAGGTACTATTGACTTTACACTCCATTATCTCTTGAACCTCTCCCTGTCTCCTTACTGTAGCCTCACAACCCTGGTGAACTCTTATCCTCTGTTTACTATCAAAATAGCTTTTTAGCTTGGCTTCCACTTCTAATCCATCTTCTACAATATTGGCGGAATTATCTTATATAGTGCAAGTCTTACCACACCACCTCACTGCCTCCATCTCTGTGGCATCCACCTTCCTCGCTGCCTACAGTTGAACTGCTTAAACAAGGCAGAGTGTACAAGGCTGGCTCTGGAAAACATTACTGTGGGGGGATATTACACCTTCTTGAAGTATCGATTTTCTTCAATGATAATAATTTAGGTATAGAATAACCTCAATGAAAAGAGGTTAATAACCTCAGTGGAATGAATAGAagagtacataaatatatatgcatttttacaatctatctaaaaaattcaaataaagtttGTGCTTGTTGTGGGGTGTCCTAGATCTCTGCACTACGCTTTGCTATATTTCAGAAGAAGAAGTTGAGGAGTGCTGGTGTGTAGGAAAATCCACATTTCTAAGTGAAATATACAAGCTCTTTATAACTGAAACTAATAACCTTTAAGAATCACTTTGTTCCACTCTTTCCAGTGAATTGAATGGCTTGAAGGATTTCTAGAAGATGCATTGTAATGTTTTGTTACCTCCAGGAAGGAAATCTTCAGGGAACATCTCCATCCACTCAAATTGACCTTTTCCTACAGCATATTGCGAAGGGAAGGCGTTCATGTCATCACAATTGTTTAATATCTTTTGTTTCTTAAAGTTTTGTAATCCATATCACTTCCTTCAAAATCCACCTAGAGGTATTTAAACACCAttacaacaaacaaacatatgCAAAACTTATGACTAAAAGTTAATCATTTTATAgccttaaataatttattatccaACACTCTTTATTGTGCTTATAATAAAGTAAAAGTTTTTcttgaaatacacaaaatatttacagatacaaAGAAGGTATGAAAAAATGCCCCTAAATTGTTCAgtatatgaaataaatgtttttattttttgaccatAAACTCATATATGCTTAGAAATAAAGGCCTTCTTCTTTGTTGCCAAGGAAACATAGAAATCTTCCCCAAACAAATGAATCAGATACTTGCTTTAATTCTACCATTGACCATAACTAGTCACATATGCCACATGATAATATATGTGTTCAAACTCTAGTTTGCTATTTTAAGGATAACTAGAGCATTTCTCACTACTGAAGAGAAAAGCTatcaattaaaatgatatattaaaGTATTTAACATATCTTAATATAGCTAAGAAATGATTTAGGATATGAGGATTTATTCAGTAAATGTCAAAttggaataaataaaacaatttcttaaatttttgaaCTTTGGATTTTGCTTCTAGAATCGCAGAACAGTACTTAACAAATCACTCTTCTACGGTAGTCTCTTAAACTGAGGTATGTTACTTTTTAACTTATAAAAAAGATTTCTATATAAGCTACATATGTCTTTAGTGACTACAGGATATGACAATGAGCATCCAACCACTTCCAAATTTACACATATTCAGTAATAAACGTAAAACGGGATTATTGTAGAAATAGGGTATTCTCCATATCTCATGCTTTCAAAGAAAATGTTGATCTAAATCTATTTGGAAGTGTTCTGGCACTTGAATTTGATATGCGATTTGGGTAATAAAGGGATTGTGCTGCCCACTCCCTAGTGCCAGAAAGAGCAGTTTAGGATGTCTGTTCAGCGATGTGCTGTCAACACAAACCCAATTCCACACTCTTGAGAAGGAGCACTGGGTTCAGATGCTCACAAGGCACTATTGAATTCACAATGACAAAACAGCATCTAAGTACTTTACAAGAGCATATCAGATGTACTAGATCTTCTCAATCACTACCTGACATATTGTCAAGCTTTGAAAAGATTTCTTAAAGTTCTGAAAGTAAGCCAAGGATGTCATTTAGACAagttatatattcatttaatgtAGTTTCATGTTGTCACAGAGTCACTTCAGATTCCTTATGATTCTGAACTATGTGATTAGATTCAGAACATAATAGACTAGATCACTTTTAGGTAAGCTAATTCTGACTAAACCccttaaaacagaaatatcataTATATCTGTTTTAGGTTGCTTTAATGAAATACATATAAACAGCAATGTGGCCAAAAGGTTGGAAACTAAGGTGAGAGATAACAATTGGAAGGTCAAATGCTAAAGTATTCACTGtcttgaaagaaaataactggaaAAGGCTAAAAGCATCAGTCCAATGGTTCTTCGTCCACATTTCTCATCTTGTAAGTTTTCTGTGATCCTTCAGTTTTGTTAGTGTTCCTGAGATACTGTGTATGCGCTGGAGAAAATATGTTACacagcttttcttttaaattaggaAACCACCAAAAACCCTCTAGAGTTCAAAAAGCCCTTCACAGTATTATATATGTTTCTTTGTAATGAGTACAACCCGTGAGATTTTTACAAGATGATCTGAAAGTACCACagctaatgaaataaaatatataaatcccTCAATCTAAAAactagaatataaataaataaaaagccttaAATAGGCCacgtgcaatggctcacgcctgtaatcccagcactttgggaggccgaggcaggtggatcacaaggtcaggggattgagaccatcctggcaaacatggtgaaaccccatctctactaaaaatacaaaaaattagcagggcatggtgtcaggcacctgcagtcccagctactcgagaggctgaggcaggaggatggtgtgaacccgggaggaggaacttgcagtgagctgagatcgtgccactgcactgcagcctaggcgacagagcgagactttgtctcaggaaaaacaaacaaacaaacaaacaaaaaaagccttaaATAGCATAAGTGGTTCTACTTAGGCAGTAAATCTAAATAAGGACAAttagaaacatgaagaaaaataattttgagactTGGTGCTGAGAAATCCCTCAGCAAATATCTCTAGAAAATGAAaccacaggccaggcatggtggctcacacctgtaatctcagcactttgagaggctgaggcaggtggatcatgaagtcaagagatcgagaccaacctggccaacatgttgaaaccccttctctactaaaaatacaaaaattagccaggcatggtggtgtgcacctgtagtcccagctactcaggagggtgagaggcaggagaattgcttgatcccaggaggcagaggttgcagtgagccgagatcacgccaccgcactccagcctgagagacagtgtgagaaaaaaaatagaacaaagagagagagaaagagagagagaaagagagagggaggaaggaaggaaaccacATGGGTGatactagaaatttaaaatttcttactgTCCCATATTGATTGTAAAGATACTATCCTAGAGGGTGAAATCCATTCATGACTCAGTTTTCTGGAGTAAGTCACAAGGCCACAGTTACTTTGCTAATATTAAGAAGGACAAAAAATGTCTGTGGTCACGGTGGACGTGCCAACAGACTCACCTTGGGAGGCCTGGCTACTTGATGTGTGTGATTTACCATACATGCATGCCTGATTCACACACACAGCTGGCAACAGTGCCAACTTGTGCGACCTATTTAGAGAGGAATTTGGCAATTTCTACCATACTTAAGGCTGTATGTACCTCTTGACCCTGCTAGGACTTTTACATACAGACAGTCCTGCAAAAGTACCAatggaaagacagacagagaagccACGTCTACACTGACAGACACACTCAGTCACGTGCATaatagcaaaacaaagcaaatacaaAGCAGCTTGAGTGTCCATCAGTGCAagactggttaaataaatcatgatCTATTAATACAGTGGtaagaggtgacaatgtgctagcagccctcactcttggcacctcctcggcctcggcaTCCACTCTAGCAGCAGGGCTTGAATAGCCCTTCAGCCCCCcactgcccctctctgggctgtctgaggccagagccggctccctctgcttgctggggaggtgtggagggagaggcgcgggtggGAACCGGGGCTGCACTCAGTGCTCACAGGCCAGCGGAGTTCCGGGTGGGTGTGGGCTCCAGGGCCGCGCACTCAGAGCTGCCGGCCTGCGCCGCCCGCCccggcagtgaggggcttagcacctgagccagcagctgcagagggtgcaccGGTCCCCCTGGCAGTGCTGGCCCAGCAGCACTTGAATTTTCACTGCGCTTGAATTTTcactgggcctcagctgcctccccgaGGGGCAGGGCTCCGGACCTGCAGCCCGCCGTGCCCGAGCCTCCCCCTACCCCAGTGGCTGTGGGCTCCTGTGTAGCCCAAGCCTCCCCCTACCCCAGTCACTGTGGGCTCCTGTGCAGCCTGAGCCTCCCCCATGGGCACCGCCCCCTGCTCCATGGCGCCCGGTCCCATGgaccacccaagggctgaggagtgcaggtgaggctcaggactggcaggcagctccgcctGGCAGCCCCAGtgcgggatccactaggtgaagccagctgggctcctgagtctagtggagacttggaaaatttttatgtctagctaagggactgtaaatacaccaatcagcaccctgtgtctagctaaaggtttgtaaatacaccaatcagcactctgtcaaaatggacccatggctctctgtaaagtggaccaatcagcgctttgtaaaatagaccaatcagc of Macaca fascicularis isolate 582-1 chromosome 8, T2T-MFA8v1.1 contains these proteins:
- the LOC102139829 gene encoding transient receptor potential cation channel subfamily A member 1-like, whose protein sequence is MNAFPSQYAVGKGQFEWMEMFPEDFLPGVLNAIIMDDYGNSLLHCAVEKNQIESVKFLLSRGANPNLQNFNMMAPFHLAVQGTHNEVMKVLLEHRSTDVNLEGENGNTAVMIACTKNNSEALKILIGLAVGDIAEVQKHASLKRIAMQVELHTSLETTLSCCCIRKVDRKSTTIYPNKPRCGGTLFAEGTHFSPEKAARAH